ttgaacaatTTAACGAAATGTCTTGTAACTCTGTAATCAAAGTCTTCACCTCCCAAATGGGTATCACCAGCAGTAGCCAAGACTTCAAAAGCACCTCCTGCAATAGACATCAAAGAAACATCAAAAGTTCCTCCACCAAGATCGTACACAATaatttgtttctcttcatcaccCTTATCCAATCCGTAGGCAATGGCAGCCGCAGTAGGTTCATTCACAATTCTGAGAACATTGAGACCTGCAATAATACCGGCATCTTTAGTGGCCTGTCTCTGAGCATCATTGAAGTAAGCAGGAACAGTAACAACAGCATGAGTGACCTTTTTGCCAAGATAATCTTCAGAAATCCGCTTCATCTTACCCAAGATCAAGGCGGAAATCTGTTCAGGAGTATACTGTTTGGTCTCATTAGAGACTGTCACTTCGACGACAGGTCTACCCTTCTGGTTTATCACCTTATAGGGCATGTGTCTTATCTCCTTTTGAGTGactttctcatcaaaacGACGTCCCATCAAACGCTTGATATCGTAGACAGTATTGTTGGTGTTAGAAGAAGCCTGATTCTTAGCAGCATCACCAACCAATCTCTCCTCCTCCGTAAACGCCACGTAAGAAGGTGTGATTCTATTACCTTGATCATTGGCCAAGATCTCAACTCTTCCCGCCTTCATAACACCCACGCACGAGTAAGTAGTACCCAAATCTATACCGATGACAGTACCATAATCTTCGGCATCCTTGTCTGCATTGACCAAGGTAGAACCCTTGGCAGCAAACGGAATTATCACCAATAACACGGCGTATAACAAAAGCGCCGTGATCGACACGGTAGACCGTTTATACATTGTAGTTTGATGTTCAAATCTATCTATAATGAATGCCTCAGAAGtctttttgaaagagagcaaaaaggattttaaaaaaaattatggAACACTCCTttctctatatatataccggccatttttttcatccactttCGTAATACGTGTTCACAAAAGGTCAATACGGGGCAAATTTTTCTTGACGCGTGTCACAATCTGGAAACTTCTATCCATGGTAGCAACGGGACAGCCACCGGGGGGGGATATAAAAAAATGTTTTATGCAGATGTCAAATATTCATGTAGATATTTTATATGTTTTATGCAGAGgaaaattttcagatctCAAActaattttttttttggttttttttttctaagTCCTTCTTAGAACGTTCACCATTTTTGTTTTCCTGAATGTCAAACAGTATGTCAGTAACTAAGCTAGCAAAAGAGATATCAACTAGGTTTGCATCTCTTGAATTTATTCCTACGATTTCTGACAGTGAAACTGAAGAAATTccagatttggatgacGATAATGATAATGAGAAAAAGacagatggagaagatgatgaagaagaagaagatagCGAGGTTGGCAAAGATGAGACTGCTAAGATAGCGAAGactgataagaagaagaagaagaagaagagcaagaaaaGTAAGAATCAGGAGGATCAAGAACAGAATGAGGCTGGAGATTTGAATCCTGATTTTACCTTTGATCTGGgtgatgatttggatactaacggatttgaaggatggGACTTTGATcctgaagaaggaaaagaaaaggaggagaaaaaagatgTAGATTTGGATAGTATTATTAAGAGAAAGGGAGGATTATCAGGAAAGTTGAGTGTGAATGAAGAACCGAAGAAACCGGAGGATGTCTtagaaaaggaagagaaggatgactctgatgatgatgaattggcCATGGATGGATTTGGAATGGGAGCAAAAGggcaagaagaaaagaaaaatgaagagaaaatggCAGCAAACGATAAGAACAATaacgatgacgatgatgatgatgacgacggTGGTTTTGATGCCACCATAAATGCATTGTATGACACAGCGGAtcaggatgaagatgaagaagagaaacaaaaagaTTCTGCTAAAGCTATCGAAAAGTTTTATGATAGTCATGAAGGAGAATCTGCACAAAAAACTCTCTATAAGGACTTTCAATCGCTGAACTTGTCAAGACCAGTGCTCAAAGGTCTCTCTGCATTAGGATACTCCAAACCAACACCTGTTCAAAGCGCATCTATTCCTATTGCACTTATGGGTAAAGATATTGTTGCAGGAGCACAAACAGGTTCTGGTAAGACTGCTGCTTACATGATTCCTATCGTGGAAAGACTATTGTACAAGCCCACGAAAGTATCATCCACAAGAGTTGTAATATTGGCACCTACCAGAGAGTTGGCTATTCAGGTGGCTGATGTAGCAAAAAGAGTTTCACGGTTTGTTGGTGGAATCACTATTGGTATGGCAATTGGTGGTTTGAACTTGAGAAGGCAGGAACAAGAGTTGAAGACGAGACCTGATGTTGTTATTGCAACGCCCGGTAGATTCATTGATCACGTGAGGAATTCTCCCTCTTTTAATGTTGATTCTGTAGAGATTCTCgttcttgatgaagctGATAGAATGTTAGAGGAAGGTTTCCATAGTGAAATTACCGAGATTCTTGAATTGGTTCCGCAGAAAAGGCAGACTTTGTTGTTTTCTGCCACCATGAATTCTAGTATTAGTGATTTAATCCAACTTTCTCTAAGAAAGCCTGTGAGAATCATGATCGATCCTCCAAAGGCAGCAGCTGCTGGTTTATTGCAGGAGTTTGTTAgaataaggaaaagagagacATTGAAAGCCGCTTTGTTGTTTAGTATCCTCTCTAAACTTGATTCGGCTGAGCAAATTCGTATCATGGTATTTGTGGCCACCAAGAATATGGCGCATCGTCTCAGAATTATTATGGGATTGTTGGGCTTGAAGGTGTCTGAGTTGCACGGTGCTCTTACACAAGACCAACGTTTAAAAAGTATCACAGATTTTAGGAAATTGACGGTGCCGATTTTGATTTGTACAGACTTGGCAGCTAGGGGTTTGGATATTCCAAAAATTGAAGTTGTTATCAACTTCGATATGCCGAAATCTCACGAGATCTATTTGCATAGAGTTGGTAGAACTGCTAGAGCTGGAAGAGAAGGTATCTCTATTTCGTTTGTGGGAGAGGCTGTTAGAGAACGTCGTATAGTGAGAGAGTCCATAAAGCAAGTGGAAACGGCACATTCTGGAAAGGCTGTAGGAAGAAAAGTTAACTGGGATGATGTGGAAAAGATAAATGATGTTATTGAGGGTAAACGAGAAGTGATTAAGGATattcttgaagaggaaaagggtgaaaaagagatgattCAAGCTGAAatggagttgaagaagggTGAAAACTTGTTAAGatacaaagaagagattcaaTCTAGGCCTAGAAGAACGTGGTTCCAATcggaaagagaaaagaaagaagaaaaagtgatTGGTGCCATGggaaagttgaagaagattacGAGTAAGAAGCGGAAGGCGGAAGAGGCCAGAGAATCTGATAATGGTAGCAATGGAAGAAGCTACAAAAAGACTAAAAGGGATAGAATCGAGGATCAGAGtggagagagaagaaaaaaggagataaccaagaagaagcagaaaaagagaGCAAAGAAGgctagaaagagaatggatTGAACTGAATTGAACTATTGCAGTATAAATATATTAAtacaggaaaaaaaaaatagttgATCGGGTTCACTCATAGTAAAAATGAGAAGCAAGAATTTCAAGTTGAGTAGCGTCATACTTGGTTTCAGCATTGCGACTATGCACAGAATCATTATCAACCTTTTCTTCAGAATCTTCCAAGTCAATTAATTGGACATTGGTGCGAATTTTAGTCAACGCATCGATCTGGTACATAGtatcttcagaaagagCAGAATTATCGTTAAGTAGCATCTTGACACCATCTAACCAAGCATATAGCAAGCCAAGAGAGTCAACGTAAAACGAAAATACCTTCTCGTCCTTAGTGCATATGTCTATGCGACTGACATTTAATCTCGAAGCGATGTTGATCAAATTTTGAATCTGGACCTGCTGAGTCATTGACTTGGAATCAATCTTTACGACATTCTTAAAGTCGACAATAATTCCATCCTTATCAATGTTAGGAGCATGTGAATGCTTTCTAGTGAATTCCTTGTAAATAAGGGACTTGTTATTAGAAGAAAGCACCAAAAAGTAGTAGACTGGCTTACCAGAAACAGGAGCCTTATCCAACGGGTTATTTATATAGACCCAAGAACCTTTAGAAAGGCCTACGAACCTCTGAGTTTTgacaaaatcaagaacTTGTTGTCCGATTGTCCTGTTGAAACTTTCCATAGCAGTACTCCATGAAGTGGCCTTGTTACGTTTCAACTGTTCGAGATGATATTTCTTAATCTCTGAATATTTGAGGCCCACCACCTGTTCTGTAACTGTATAGAATGGATCAGATCTCATCAACGAGTCACAGTAATCGACCAATGTTTCTAGAAGAGCCATAATTCTGCGAAAATCATTCTCCTCTGCTTTCGAGGCCATCCAGAACTTAAGTGCACTGGACATAAAGCTATAATAAAGCTCATCGTTGAAGTAGGTAAAAACATATGCGATATTCGGATACCTAGAGGAATCTAGATGATTTAAAAGGTTAGTAATTCCCACGGCAAACTTAAGAAGTGGAAAGTATGTTTTTGCGGTGGCAAACATCGTATGTTCAGagaaattcttcttgaatgTCATGTTAGGATTTCTGAGCACGTAAATAAGATCGATAACAGCTGCTGATGAGAAGTTTTGTTGAATGTAATGCTGAGGATCGACAGTTTCTAGTAATCCAACTTTCGAATAATCCGTACTATTTCTCCTGCCATTAAATTTCTGGCCAGATCCACATTCATTCAATATCCGATCTATCACCAGTATGCATTCGTTGACAAGACCGCTGAAAGGATCGTTTCTCAACGGAGCAGTTGAGAGATACTTGAGGATCAACTTAGAAGACTTGCGTAAGGCGGAGAACGAGTCTAATCGACTCTTGAACTCATAAGGTAGCATTGAAATGCTATCAAAGAAGTGAGAGTCCATCAAACATCTAATCTCAGACAATATAATGTCCGGGTTCTTGAGATCATATGTTCTATAAAGCAACTGGGAGACAAAATCCACAGACGCTAATGCCAATCTGAGATCCTGTTCCGACAATTTGGACGAGAGGTtttcaaaaaatgaatGGTTGTTGCAGACATTCCAAAGTAAAGGATCGTACATGTTTGATGGCTTGGTCTCGGGTAACACTCCCCAGAGAAATATAAGACATATCCGTAGCACGGCCCTTATTGCCTCGTTCGCCGCGCTCGGCCTACACGAGGCATCTAATAAACAGGCAAATAGTTTAGAGtcaaataaagaaaaaatgtgGTCTGATTTAGGGAGATAATCCATCATCTTGGCAAGCACTATAATCGAGTTGAACTGGGCCATTTCGTCTGGTCCCATAATCGCTTGCTTTAATGCCTTTACATACCCTATTCcctcaccttcttcaagcctgCGTTGATTCGTATGAGGctctttcaatctctgaTTTATTCTACTGTAATCCATAACTGGTCCCTATCCTGGAAAAATAAAGTGGTCTTCTGGTAGATCTTTTCATACCTCCTCCTATTCGCGCTGATGATTGAAAAGGGTAGGGTGGTTTTTCTTGGCATTTGTTCGCTTCTCGATTTGATAtctttaaatttttcagcacCTGATTTCCAAAACGGGAAGTTAAATTGTGAAGCGCATATATTTTAGCCACCTACTAAGCGATGATCTTTGTAGTAGATGCAAGACAATAAGAAAGCAGCTAGGTGTATGCGTATATATATAAGAGATGTAGGTTCTGTTAGACTTTAGTTTGTTAGCTGTacatttttcttcctttttttttatcatTCAAAATACCAAGGAAGGATTTTATTCTAAGTACCCCTGCGTGTCAACTTTCTAGGCTATTCCTGAAACACTCAAACTATATGCCTTTCTGATATGGGACAACTACCGAcggttcttcttcttcgacttCTTTCTTCGCCTATCTTTTTTcgtttttctttgattcgAAGAGGTATTTGTCGTCATAGCTGCTGTCTCTACTGGCTTTAATATCTGCGTCTCGGTTGACTCTGTTTTATCTGATTTCGCTGGTTCTTGTGATTTCTCTGTAGACGACCCCCTAACAGATTCATATATCTTCTCCCCTGTTTCTGCTCCCAAATATTCGGTTTTTTTCGAATtgtcaacttcttcttttccattGCCATTTTCCGGCTCCTTCAATGCCTTCAGCCCTACTTCTTTTGTAGGGGTATTTGCCCCGTTCTCACTCTTTTCCGTAGAATTGTATGgctcttctcttccaatgtcTTTTGGACTCACATCTTGCAGCGATGTCTTCGTCGTAGTTCCCTCTAAACTCATAGATTTACTTTCTTTAGGTTCAATTTTCTCCTTGTTAAcctttttttcaacttcaacgTCCGTAGTCGCCTCTTCTTCGACCTCCTCAGCATTTTCCTTAATATCTTTTTCCTCTATATTCTCTCCAACCTTCTCCACCGCATCACCcttcttcacttcttcatccttctcttctataGGCTTGTCTACCTCTTCAGTGTTTGCCTCGCATTTTGCATCTCTTTTCCACTCTCCATCAGacttctccatttcttctttgtccGCACCTTCTACCCTTTCCCCTGAATCTGAAGACTTTccaatctgcttctcagGCTCTCTGTCTCTTTGATCAGAAATGGAAGGTGTCACTATGACCTTCGCTGCCTCAGGTTCTGCTGCTTCAGGTTTTTCTGATTCAGGTTTTTCTGATTCAGGTATTGCTGCTTCTGGTTTTGCTGATTCAGCTTTTTCTGCCTCTGGTTTTGCTGATTCAGGCTCTGCTGCTCCAGGATTTGCTGCTTCAGGCGTTGCTGCTTCAGGTTTTGCTGCCTCTGGTTTCTTTGGTAACGGTTTTTCTTCGGGTAATGAAACTTGCTGTGGTTGCTGAGTCCGTgagtcttcttctgtctcCAGAGCATTTATGTTTTCCCATATGATCTGCCCTGAGTTTCCATACCCCGCAACGTCTGCCAGTTTCTCTCTAAAATAATCAACATCTCTCATCATTACTGCCTTATCCACAGAATCTTTAAGCTTCACTTGTGAGTATATATCTGTTAATACTCGCTTGTATTGTCCAaaaatctttgaaagaattaGTGTATACTGAGACTCTGGAAGGTACCTCAGAAGAATCCGAGCAATGGTCAAGGTCTTCGACACTAAGCTCTCCATGTAATGATGAACCTGCTGTCTTGGTAAGGGTGTACTCCAGTCTGTAGACCGTATCTCACTACTCTGTGCACGCACTCTATCGACCATAATAGATACAAGTTTTTCGAAGATCTCCGTCTGCTGATCACTGAACATCTGTTGCACTTTCTTGAATTCCGTCTCTACAAAGCTTCCAACCTTAGATAGCCTATCAAAAGCAGCTATAACTGAAGGAATTAAAGCAGATAAAAATCCCAAAAGCTGCGATGTGACCGCAAGATGCTTTGATGTAATGTTCCTGAGTCCTGCCGTACGTGTGGCCTGAGCTCCCAGCACAGACTGATGAATTTTTAGGTTCGCAAGTTTGAAAAGCTCAATAATGTTACCGTTATCCACTTTGGGAAACTGCATTTTAATGATTTCATAGCTTTGTACCATCCTTAGTACAGTGGAAACAATTTCTGGAACTATGTAAGATTTGTCGCCAATCATAAGGGTTTTTCTTTGGGTAGGATCGATGTTCTTATCatcgttctcttcttcagcttcttctcgtGGTTTTGCTGGTCTTAATTCTAAATTCATGGGATTCATCCAAACGGACTCGTCAAATCCGTCTTTGGCAGCCTCCGCAATCTGATTTGTAAGTTTTTGTAACGAGGAAGGCAATAAGCATTCACGCCACGTCTCCTTCTCAATCTTTCCACTAAGAATTTTCAGACTTGCACGATGATACTGAACTGTGAACTTTTGAAACTGAATGTTGATAATGTCCTGAAGTACTGGACTGGCAATTCGGCCTCCAGAAATCAACTCGCATTCCATAAGAAACATCACATTTACAGAATACAGTCGTAAAAAATAGTCTAACGTCACACAAGAGTTCTGAACCTCCCTGACGTTGATAAGCTTGGCCATCCGACGTTGAGTCACATTGATGGCAGCAGTAATAGCATTGGTAATATCCAACTGAAGAATAACATCCGGCTGTTCATCCATATATCGGCTGTCGTATTCCGCTAAACAATCCAATCCCATCTCTAGCAGAAGCTTCTTTTGTGTAATCAACCTTCGGAAACCCTCAGAAAGCTGGGTATATATTCCAACAAGcatatcttcaaattcttttGGTGTCATGGCACGAACATTTTTGCTGAGCCCTCCCATACCACTCCGCTGAGTAGTAGTACTCCTTGTCTCGTCGGAACGTCCCGAAATACTGGTTTCTGGTTGGCCAATATTCTCCAAAATATCCGTTGGAAGAAACGATTTGATGATAGTCTTTAATTCAGCAAGAAAACGTTCCTCGTACAACTTGTAAGCACTAGCAAGCTCTCCACATCGACTCATTTCTGATATGTACTTGTGAATCTGCTGCTTGAATTCGTCTGTAACAACCTGATATCCTGGAGGTTGAAGAGACTTTCGATTAAGCCGATTGTTTTTCGACAAATTGCTTGCCAATCTGTCCATTACTTCAGCACGAGATGCATTTTCGTAGTGGCTTCTCAAATCCTCTAGCAGGAAATCGCCAAACAGACGTGCAAGTGACTTTCCTGTATCTGTTGTCAAATTTCCCAAAAGCCTCTTCAAAGAGGTCAACGCAGGAACCGCACTCAGATCAAAAAGAGGATATGGCCATCGACAAGTTATCTTATCCACGATCTGATTCTTTGGGTTATTGCCATTGATAAGTGAAAATACAGCTTCCGTCAGTTGAAGCGCCTTCTCATAGTTAGCATTGAAATAGGAAGATTCAGCCAGATCAGCTTGCTGCAAAATGGTACTGATTTGAAGCAACGCCTGTTCAAGTTTCTCAACGTTGTTACGCTTTTGGGTCAGTTTAAGCATCTGAATGGCAACATGGGCACGATCCTTATCAAGGGATTCCAATTTTGAATCCACATTATGAAGCTGATTTGTCAAAGAATCGGACTGCTTTGTAATATTCTTTAAATCACCCAAAGCACTGAAAAATGAGCCTGAAGACTTCGAAATCTCATGAATCAAATGGATTTCAACAATATCTAAGTATGAAGAAAGCTTatcttgaacttcttcgtTGTTTATCAGCGGTTTCTGCTGGCCATCTTCGTTGAAATCGACCGTATCCTCAAGAATAATAGCATttccaacaacttcattGAACACTCTGGGATCATCCAAGCGAAAATCGTCTGAAAAGTACACTGAAGATACCTGTTCCAACGAATTACTATCCATTTGagcctcttcctcctctgtAAGACCATAATCTGTATTAACGCTAGCATTCGCCGTCTTGCGCCTAgccttctccttttttctttcttcgttACTAAGTTGAGTCATAAATGCTTCCAAAGTTGACTCAGTTAACGTCTTATGTGAATGAAATTCCTTGTAGGCATCTGCGATAGTGTTTAAATAAGGCCCAAACTGTTGatctttcactttcttgATCTTAGTGAGTGACGTAGCTGGAATATCTTTAATTGATGGTCCTTTCACATTAACTGATGCTGAAGAGCTCCCTATCGTGAGCAATCCCGTCGCCGTTGCCCTATGTCTGTAATTGGTGTTCTCAACTAACTCGTAAACAGAGTTCTGTCCTAAGGGACTCACTGATGCCTCTGATAGTTTGTTGATTCCAAGTGAAATTGACGAATCATCCATATTGTTGTTAGTCGTTGGTGcaagaaatgaaaatgacGCATCTGAAAGGTTCCTATGATGCTGTACTCTGCTGCTGACTATAGATTGAGAATCTGACTGTATCAGATCGCCATTGAGGCTAGGTGACACCGTAGAGAATGAGGAGCCTACATCCATTAGGGAGTCAATGTCCGCAGGTGAGCCGTTTTTGGTAATAACGGGTACCAACCGTGgtgaagattcttctttcgaCGATTGCAACATGCTCCGATAAAGGCAATGCGGCTTGCTGACTTGAAAAGCTTTCTTTGTATCTTGGTAGTACCATACCTTTGTCCTTCATACTTTTTTTTGTGCTCGTACTTTGGATCTCCCTTAACTGCATAAAATGCCATTATTTTTTTGTGCAACAAATATATGTGCATTAATGTATAAGATTTATAAGAATTGATAAAATCGGTCTCATCCGTCCAGCCAGCCAGCAAGCTCATTACCCAATTCATCTTGATTAGATGCAAGCcctgtttctttctctggCTTGCTCCACGGCCTTATTCCAGTCCGCTGTGTAAATCACCCACGTTTCTGCCGCGGCAATTAACATCAGGCCAAAACCGTTACCCAGCCAAAGGCCTACCAACTCCATATTGCAATTGAAGCCGAGAAATAAAGCAAGAGGCACTGCGATTAGATAGTAACCGACCATATTTATGGTTCCACCAATACCTTGTAGTCCTAAAGCTCTCAGAAGACCACTTGCAATGCATGCCCAACCATCGAAGATGACAAACAGTGACATAAGTGGACATAATGAGACAATCAGTTTCTGGACATCAAGATCTTTTGTAAAAAGTCGTGCAATTGGTTTTGCAAAAATGTAAATAATCACAGAGTTGAGGGCAGCAGAATAGAGAGACGAACTCATGCCAACATGCACGGCCACCTTAGCGCTGGGGATGTTTCCAGATCCCACAAAATTGGCTATTCTAGTGGAAGAAGCCACAGACAAAGCAAACGGAATCATGTATAGTAAAGAGACCACAGAGGAAAGTGCTGATTGCGCCGCAAGAGCGTTGGTTCCGAAATAAGAGGCTAATAATGTCAATATTTCGTACGCCATTGACTCTGCCAGTAACATCACTACACCTGGAATCGCTAGCAAGGATAGATCGTACCAATGATGTAAAGAAGCCACCGTGAAGCCTGCCCAACATTCATTTCCGTCTATAAAGATAACAAAAAGTACGAGTAAAATGAATGCAAGCCAGAAATTAATCACTGCAGCCACCGCAGAACCTATGTATCCTATGCCGAAGGTGTCTGAATAGACAAGGGCCCAGTTTAAAAGCACATCAAGAGGTGCAGtaatgaaaagaatgatCGTTCCTGCATCAAAAATGCCTTGAGCCTGAAGAAAACGCttgccatcttcaaaaagaatgtATGGGGGTCCTCCAAGGATGAGTACACGAAGAAACTGCTGAGCTAAGGATACCACCTTCTCGTCCGATAGGAtaaacttgaaaaaaaagccACTGTACCACCACAAAATGGCTGCCGgaatgaagagaaataaCGATAGCGCAGCACATCGTTGTGTATGCACTCCAACAAGGTGCGGTTGGCCCGCACCATAAGCTTGAGGACAGAGAGTGTCTAAAGCAGTGGCTAGTCCTTCGTATATGGCGAAGGTCATGGTAGAGACCATAGATGCCATAGAAACAGCGGCTAGTTCTTCCTTACCAAGATGTCCTGCAAAGACAACACAAACAAGTGAGAACATCTGCTCGAGGATAAAATTAACCACCAATGGAGCAGAATATCTGCTTAATCTCCGTGATTCACTGGCTATTGTTGCCTTTTCCGTAGCGaaatcctcttcatcttcaactcctgAGTTATCGATTTCATCAGCACTGAGTAAACCCGCATTTTCCCGATCTAATTTGCTGCTGACGCTGGAGCTATAGCTGTTTCTTCGCTGGAAAACAACATCCGCCTGTCTTAAAAGCTCAGAAGACGACGAACGACGTCTCTGTGAGGCATCTACTGATCCATAAGTACTCTTCTgtgatcttctttctcgTTCTTCATCCAACCATCTACTCATTGACTcgacatcatcatcggtTCCCTCTAAAGTCGACGGTAGTGACCTAAAAGTTGACACAGATTCGGTGTCATTGCTTCcctcttcctcatcagCCATGGCTGTGTTTTCTTCAGGTGATCTACGTCCAAGACTGAGAAATGACCGCTGATCGTAGTCATTGTTGTATACAAACAAGGGAGATTTGGTGCTAGGAGGTAGAAATGTCATGGAAATCTTTCTCCGTTTAGAGTTGATGGACAATCCGTTCgaactcatcatcaatttcgGCATCTGACTCAAAGTCCGAGACATTAATCCTATACTGCGACGCCTTTGAGACCCACGGCGGTGTGGTCGTTGATTAGGTGGAGATGGCATGGTGGTGAGAGAACGTATATCAAGTATAGTGTGTAAAGGTAGCTTCGATACAGGTCCTGAAGCGTCTTCAAGACTTTCACGGGTTCCCAAATGGACTTATGTTAGGTGCAGTCTAAATACAAATtctgagaaggaaaattaTGAAGTAAGTTCAGTCAAAAGGTAGCGTAAGTGTCATAATATTATCATCAAGAGTGGGTATCTATTGTTTCCACCTGGGCGAAGCCAAAAGAGATAGCATTgtacatccgtacaccagaTAATTATCGATAGGGTCCTATTCTGTCCTAGTTCGTCCTCATTCGGAGTATTTTTGTATTCTATATCTTTATTCGTGACTTACTGCTACTCTCTTGTTACCCTTTTTACTCAAAtgctcatcatcaaatactGATTAGGCACTTAGAAGAGACATTTAATCAAGAAAGTGTCACGTGTTGAGAATAATTTTGTAAGCTGCGTTGTAGGAAGCCAACACTAAAATGTATATGCACGTGATATGAGCACGTGATTTCAGTTGCTTACGCTAACCCCCGGTTTTCTACAAATAACTGTTTATTGATATCTGATGTGTTGCACTTTAATTGAGTGCAACAAATTGGTAACAAAAGATAAGATACGGTATAATGATGACATGTATTGATCAACGAATTCGATTGATCAAATAGTGATGCGAATAAGAGTTAAGTATGAATTCCCTTGTGTCCTTTTCTCGAGAGCAACTATAAgtggtgtacggatgctGCATCGCTGAAATTGACATGTATGAGACCGACTTGGGAATCCTGAAAAGAGTCGATAGACGCTTCTTACGTGTCACTTTTGTAAACTTTAACTgtcttctttcatcttatTCACACCACACCACCTTGATTGTAGTTTCACTTTGTCCGACCGCTCTGATGCGAATGGCAAATTGGAAGAAACCGAAAAGTGCCATAGTTGGTAGTTCAGTGGCAGAAAGCCAAAGGCCTGGGAGAGTTTTTGCCTAATTCTTGCCGCAACAGTAAAATCCTGTTCCGGAGCTAGCCCTATTATTCGTCACAGAGAATACAAAAAATCCGTTAGCTGTGGTGGTAGGAACTTAAGCATTTAATTTACGGCCTAAGTTTATGCAGAAGTAAGCAAAAAGTACCTCTTTATTTGAGAATTAGTACTTGGTGgagaaaataaaatatGCATAAAATGCTTACTTAACGAAAGGTAATATTAAAAGATTTCGGCTGCCTACTGGATGCAACATTAGTTAACTGAAGTTTTAAGTAACCCCTAGTTTAGGCGCATAATGGAAAATATTTCTTGTGGTGAATTGGTACAAAAAAGAATCTGAAGGAGAACAAGATTTGTTGACCAGTTCAATTTCGG
This sequence is a window from Brettanomyces nanus chromosome 3, complete sequence. Protein-coding genes within it:
- a CDS encoding uncharacterized protein (BUSCO:EOG09341POR), coding for MSVTKLAKEISTRFASLEFIPTISDSETEEIPDLDDDNDNEKKTDGEDDEEEEDSEVGKDETAKIAKTDKKKKKKKSKKSKNQEDQEQNEAGDLNPDFTFDLGDDLDTNGFEGWDFDPEEGKEKEEKKDVDLDSIIKRKGGLSGKLSVNEEPKKPEDVLEKEEKDDSDDDELAMDGFGMGAKGQEEKKNEEKMAANDKNNNDDDDDDDDGGFDATINALYDTADQDEDEEEKQKDSAKAIEKFYDSHEGESAQKTLYKDFQSLNLSRPVLKGLSALGYSKPTPVQSASIPIALMGKDIVAGAQTGSGKTAAYMIPIVERLLYKPTKVSSTRVVILAPTRELAIQVADVAKRVSRFVGGITIGMAIGGLNLRRQEQELKTRPDVVIATPGRFIDHVRNSPSFNVDSVEILVLDEADRMLEEGFHSEITEILELVPQKRQTLLFSATMNSSISDLIQLSLRKPVRIMIDPPKAAAAGLLQEFVRIRKRETLKAALLFSILSKLDSAEQIRIMVFVATKNMAHRLRIIMGLLGLKVSELHGALTQDQRLKSITDFRKLTVPILICTDLAARGLDIPKIEVVINFDMPKSHEIYLHRVGRTARAGREGISISFVGEAVRERRIVRESIKQVETAHSGKAVGRKVNWDDVEKINDVIEGKREVIKDILEEEKGEKEMIQAEMELKKGENLLRYKEEIQSRPRRTWFQSEREKKEEKVIGAMGKLKKITSKKRKAEEARESDNGSNGRSYKKTKRDRIEDQSGERRKKEITKKKQKKRAKKARKRMD